The following coding sequences lie in one Rutidosis leptorrhynchoides isolate AG116_Rl617_1_P2 chromosome 4, CSIRO_AGI_Rlap_v1, whole genome shotgun sequence genomic window:
- the LOC139839766 gene encoding phospholipase D alpha 4 has product MDAKPKFLHGTLEATIFHATPYSPPFLLNCINPTGKPAYVTIKIDHKKIASTSQESSRIWNQTLCVLCAHPITSTITITLKTTCTILGKVNIQAQQLLEKSSLIDGLFPVCMENGKPHPDIKIRFMLWFKPAEIEKSWQKMIDNNEFNGLRDATFQQRSNCSVTLYQDSHHNLTFQPPSNICGSPRKLWEDIFLAIEDAKHLIYIAGWSFNPNVILVRGSETDIPHAKGIKLGDLLKRKAEEGVPVRIIIWDDETSLPILKNKGLMKTNDENAFAYFKNTKVICRLCPRLNHSFPTLFTHHQKTITVDTRGYSSSSKREIISFIGGIDLCDGRYDTEQHSLFKNLNTEQQAHDFYQTSISGASVTKGGPREPWHDAHASVTGEAARDIMHNFEQRWVKQFDPALLVSVDTITDLANTSTQTERDWNVQVFRSIDHESISHPQNNFIERSIYEAYVEAIRRAEKFIYIENQYFIGGYHLWEKDQHSGCRNLIPIEIALKVVNKIKAKERFAVYILIPMWPEGSPESESVQDILHWTRETMKMMYGLIGDALRDSGENWHPKDYLNFFCLANREEKKKGEYVPPHSPHHATQYWNAQKHRRFMVYVHAKLMIVDDSYILIGSANINQRSMDGQRDTEIAIGCYQSRDGSKQTNRRDIHAYRMSLWYEHTRRAEQLFQEPESLECVVKMRTLGDLMWQIYSGDEVIDMEGVHLVSYPVSVTREGKVEDHVDSGGLFPDTKAQVKGKRSKVLPPICTT; this is encoded by the exons ATGGATGCAAAACCAAAGTTTCTTCATGGAACACTTGAAGCTACCATCTTTCATGCCACACCTTATTCACCACCATTTCTACTTAAT TGCATTAATCCAACCGGAAAGCCTGCATATGTTACCATCAAGATAGATCATAAGAAGATAGCATCGACTAGTCAAGAAAGTAGCAGAATTTGGAACCAGACCTTATGTGTTCTTTGTGCTCATCCAATAACTTCAACAATCACGATAACCCTCAAGACAACATGCACCATCCTCGGGAAAGTCAACATTCAGGCCCAACAGTTGTTAGAAAAGTCAAGCCTGATTGACGGGTTGTTTCCGGTGTGTATGGAAAACGGGAAGCCACATCCAGATATTAAAATCAGATTCATGTTGTGGTTCAAACCAGCAGAAATAGAAAAAAGTTGGCAAAAGATGATTGACAACAATGAATTCAATGGACTAAGAGACGCTACATTTCAACAAAGGAGTAACTGCAGTGTCACATTGTATCAAGACTCGCATCATAATCTAACGTTCCAACCACCTTCTAATATATGTGGATCACCAAGAAAACTTTGGGAGGACATTTTCCTAGCCATTGAGGATGCTAAACATTTGATTTATATTGCCGGATGGTCTTTTAATCCAAATGTGATACTG GTCAGGGGTTCTGAAACAGACATTCCACATGCTAAAGGTATAAAGCTGGGTGATCTTCTAAAAAGGAAAGCAGAAGAAGGTGTACCAGTTAGAATAATAATTTGGGATGACGAAACTTCATTACCGATACTCAAAAACAAAGGACTAATGAAAACCAACGACGAAAACGCCTTCGCCTATttcaaaaatacaaaagttatatgCCGATTATGCCCAAGATTAAACCACAGCTTCCCAACACTGTTCACACACCATCAGAAAACCATCACAGTTGACACCCGTGGATACTCGTCCTCAAGCAAACGAGAAATAATTAGCTTTATTGGCGGTATAGATCTATGTGACGGCCGATACGATACAGAACAACATTCGCTCTTTAAAAACCTAAATACAGAACAGCAGGCACATGATTTCTACCAAACAAGTATATCTGGAGCAAGTGTAACAAAAGGTGGGCCCAGAGAACCATGGCACGATGCACATGCGAGTGTAACAGGAGAAGCAGCTCGCGATATAATGCACAATTTCGAGCAGCGATGGGTCAAACAGTTTGACCCTGCTCTACTAGTTTCTGTTGACACAATAACAGATCTTGCAAATACGAGCACTCAAACGGAACGGGATTGGAATGTTCAAGTTTTTAGGTCGATTGACCATGAGTCGATCAGCCACCCGCAGAATAATTTTATTGAAAGAAGCATATATGAAGCGTATGTAGAAGCAATAAGACGTGCTGAAAAGTTTATATACATTGAGAATCAATATTTTATTGGGGGATATCATTTATGGGAAAAAGATCAGCATTCGGGATGTAGGAATTTGATACCGATTGAGATTGCACTCAAGGTAGTGAATAAGATTAAAGCAAAAGAGCGGTTTGCAGTGTATATATTGATACCTATGTGGCCAGAAGGTAGTCCAGAGAGTGAATCGGTACAAGATATATTGCATTGGACACGGGAAACGATGAAGATGATGTACGGTTTAATTGGAGATGCACTACGAGATAGTGGTGAGAACTGGCATCCAAAAGATTACTTAAATTTCTTCTGCTTAGCTAACAGGGAAGAAAAAAAGAAAGGAGAGTACGTTCCTCCTCATTCACCTCATCACGCGACACAATACTGGAATGCTCAAAAGCATAGGCGATTTATGGTTTATGTGCATGCAAAACTCATGATAG TGGACGATAGTTACATACTGATAGGATCTGCAAACATAAACCAGCGATCCATGGATGGGCAGAGAGACACAGAAATTGCAATAGGATGCTACCAATCAAGAGATGGGAGTAAGCAAACAAATAGAAGAGACATTCATGCTTACCGTATGTCGTTGTGGTATGAACATACTAGACGAGCTGAACAGCTTTTCCAAGAACCCGAAAGTTTGGAATGTGTCGTGAAGATGCGTACACTCGGAGATCTGATGTGGCAAATTTATTCAGGTGATGAGGTCATAGACATGGAAGGCGTCCATCTCGTCAGTTACCCTGTGAGTGTGACACGCGAAGGTAAAGTCGAGGACCATGTGGATAGTGGGGGTCTATTTCCCGATACAAAGGCACAAGTAAAGGGGAAACGGTCTAAAGTTCTACCACCAATATGTACTACATAG